The Fervidicoccus fontis Kam940 DNA window CAATGAAGCAGGTGGAGAGGGTCTCGAAGGAGACGGGAATACCCAGGGAAAAGCTGGTAGACCTCCTCATGAGCAACGCCGCATATAACGACATGATTGATCTGCATGTTTTCTCGCCAGGTTATTCGATAGTGAACGTCGAGGAAGTCAACATGCAGATTATGGAAATGATGAACGTGACATGTGGGGTGAGATGATGGATCTGCCCACACTTCTTTTCATCATCTTCATAGCTGCATCGGCATCTGTTCTGATATGGTCTCTGGCGAAGGAGGAGCTGATCTGAGATTGAAGCTCATGGATAGTTACAAAATTGCTGAGGTTTCAGCTTCAGATGTCCAGGAAAGTATTTATAAGCTTTTCCGACAAAAAAATGCATGTCTGCAAAGTTGACGGGATCCTTTTTGTCGGTGAAAATTGGGGTCCCGCATAGAATTTCCCGCATGTCAAAGCCCTAGTTGAAAATAAGCAAGACTAAGAGCCTACAATACTGACTGCATTCTTACTGCTTCGTTGAAAATAAGCAAGACTAAGAGTGAGTTTGGTTCAGGTAGTTATAGTAAGTCCCCGAAGCGATTAGTTTTCCTCCGTAATATACCGAAACGTCCATGTGTCTCTTCGCATCCCCTCCCAAGAATATCTGAAAACCATGGAAATCGCCGAAGGGCAGAGAGACCAGCGTAAATGATACTTTCTGTCCGCTTATCTCAAATTTCTGTGCATCTTCATTATAAACAGAATATATGCCATATAGCTGCGATATGACGTTCTTGTTGGTGGTCGTGGTGTATATCGTGATGGTCGTGTCGTTTGGCGTGGAGCTCGTGGGCATCGGGCTCACGAAATAGAATAAGTCGATGCTCGTTGGAGATGGGTTCGGGGGAGTTGTTGATCCGCCACCGGATGGTTTGTGTGTGCTCTCCGTTGAGAAGGTCATGCTGACGTTCCCGCTCACCGTTATGCTGTATCCGTTCGGGAGCGTTATCGTTTTTGAGGCATGAGTCCAGGTTATCTTTGGATTGCTTCCTACAACATCGTTCCTGTTGAGGGACCAAGATTGCGATGTTATCGTGTAGGTATAGCCTGATGCCATTTTCAGAGAAGCTGGGGGATTGAGGAAAGCGAGGTATCCTTCTCCCTTCAAGTCGCTAATTATAGGTGTCGCAATGGGTACATCTAATCCCGTTGATCCGAGAGTATCCTGGTCTTGGATGAATATCTGGACATCGCTTCCATAACCTGCCCATGCTGAGTAGGAAGAAGAATCAGCATAAGCTCCTCCCATGATTAGGTTGTTGATGGAGAGACCCACAGATGAGGGAAATTGATATTGTGAGGCGGGATAAGTATATCCAGTGGCGAAATCGGTTCCTAGGGTTATGCTCGCTGAACTCCCATCTAAGATGCTATTCACCGTATAAACAAATTTGAAGACAGACACTGTATTTCTAGTCACCATATCGGTTGCAACTCCTGCATAAACTTTCGAGGTGCTCAGATATACTATAGCTATGAGGTCTGACGATGGCATCTTGTATAGCTGGACATCCGTCATCCCAATGGCGTTCATGCTTGGAGAGGAGATGGATAGCTTCATTTTCTTGAAACTGCTCAAGCCAGCTATAGATTTGCTCAGCCCAGAACCATCTGTGTTCATCTGGATCGATACCCTCCCTCCCTGTCCATCGGTTATCGTGAGATTGAATGTATTGGAGTTCGGGAGCCACGTCTCGCTTATGCTTGGAGAGCCCGTGTAGAAGACGATCACAGGCGTCCAAGTATTGCTCACTGAAACACGCACAGAAAGGTCTAGCTCGCCAGCATTATTGACACCATAAGCTCCAGATCCCGTGACGGCATAGCTTAAGTAATACTCCGTGTTGTTTCCCACGAAGTAAGTTTTAAACGAACCCGTTTTCTCCACGGTTCCCACAGCACCGAGGATAGTCCGATTCAAATACTGCATTGTGGGTAGATCGTAAGGCGTGAAAATGAACAGGTTTCCGTATTTCGTTATCACTCCGAGCGATGAGTTCTTATACTGTGTAATGTAAGTTAAAGAGCTCTGGGAAATGTTCAATGGAATCCAGGTCTCTTGGGGGAGGCCGAGCGTTATATTGTAGAAGTTCTCATCATAGACAGCTTCGTTAGAGAATATGATCCATCCTATTATTCCCGAGGTTATCGAGCTCTTGACATATATTCTACCATCGGAGGCATTGTAGTAGAACAAAACGTTCTCAGCACGCTTCAAGTTGAAGGCATTCACGAATTGGTTGAAGCTCCCGAGATAGTTATACTCGGCCTGGATGTTCCTGACAACGACAAACATCCCAAAGACGATTAGGAAGGCAATAATAATGGCTCCCAGAATTTCAGATTGTGCTCTCATCTTCACGAGAGCCTCATCTCCTGCGTCCCCAAGCTGTAGTTCCAGAAGAATGCGTTTCCATACTGCGTCAATATGAGGATGCTAGTGTTCGCATTGATGAAGGAATCGATACCCAGCGTCTTCAGATCGACGCACGAATTTGCAGGTATAGTAGCTCCCACGTCTTGAAATCTGTTGATCTCGGCATTCCCTGGCGTATAGACCACGAGCAAGACCACCTTCGTAGCTATCGTGGAGCTTATGCAGATGCTGTTTCCCGTGGCATTGAAGAATATCCTCTCTGCTTGCTTGAAACTCTGGAGCTGGTTGTAGTGAGCTATTTCCTCGATTCTCTCCCTCTCGATCATGACAATTTTCCCGAAGTGGTAGAAAATCGTCGCAAACATCACTGCGATTATGATTAGAGCGAAAGCTCCAGCGATTGCTCTTTGCTTCATCCTATATTCACCACCTCGACACCAAATGTGTTTCCCAAGTTGTCGGAATAAGCTATGGGACAGCCGGGGATAGTAGCGATGACATAGCTTCCCGCGGGGATGTATCCCAAGCTGTACATGGCATTTGCTCCAGACGTAGTATTGTAGATTATGTAAGCTTTCGGAATGCTCTTGATCCCGTAGTTATAAACGATGACTTGATAGTTCCCATTGTAATAGAAGGCGAAGGCGCTTATGGTGGGGGAGCTGGGAGATATGCTGCTCTGAGCCCTTTCGCTCTGAATCTCCAGCCACGGTATTACGTAGAGGGCAGTCGCTATGAGCACCAAGCTCAATGCTATGCCCACGACTATTGTTGAGATGCCCCTCTCCCTCATTTCATTCCCCAGATCTATGGAAAGTTTAAAAGCGGTCGCTTTTCCTGTGGGAGAAAGAGCCTTCTAGAGCCTGCATGACTTTAATATCTGGGAATACAGATGACCTCCTGGCCGAAACTATTCGAGCTATGGAGTAGAGCGGGATCGATCGACCTTGCTGAACAGGAAGGGAGGGAGCTTGGCGAGGGTGGGGATGAAGCTGACCCCAGCGCTGCTCATCTACGTTTCCATCGTGCTGATAAGGGCGGCGAATGCGAGCTTCATCGTATCACTCGTCGCAGCCTTCCACTCGATCTCCGCCTACATGCAGGGGATCATACAGGCCTCCTACTCGTTGACAGAGGCAATCTTCGGAATCTTCGCGGGGATAATATATGAGTACCTTGGAAGCTTCAGATCCATTCTCCTCTCCTCTTCCCTGCTCTTCGCTTCTTATGCTGCAATGGTGGTCTTCTCTTCGATTGAGGTTGGACCACAAGCTTTCGCGGTCCCCTCAGCCCTCGCGGGACTCTCAGCCTCCTTCTTGCTCACCTCCTCCTTCGCCGTGATTTCCGAGGAGACGACATATGCGAGAAATCCATTTGGCTTGAGAACCTTGAGGCCCAAGTATATGAAGAAGGCATATATGTTGGGTCTCCCCCATATGATCTCCCCGAACGACTTTCTCAGCGATCTCGACCAGCCTCGGATCCGCCTCCCAGCAGTGGAGCTCCGGCTCAATGAAGTGCTCCATTACAGAGAGCAAAAATTCTCCGGTCCCGCATGAAATGTCGAGGACCTTCGGCCTCTCGAGCCTCGGGAGCTTGGAGAGGAGCTCCTCTCTGAGGCTCCTCAGAGTGAAGAACTGTCCCATCCTCTTTCTGTAGATGGGATCGCTCTCCTCCAAATACTTGAGCGTCTCAGGATGGTACTTCCTCATCTTCATTCCTTTCTCCTTCCGAAATCAATTGTTTTACAGAAATCAAATATATTCATTCTTGCCGAGCATTCATCGAGTGCGATGCTCTTTGCACGGGGAAGAATTAGCAATGCTTTCCAGATGGAAGGCATAGCTTAGCTTCCCGTGAAGCTTTGGTGGGAAAAGGGCAGCATCTTTTAAGACCTTTCATTTCTTTGGGAGGAGAGATGTGGAGAGAAGGAAAAAGATGGAAGTGGTACAGGCTCCAGGGGTCGAGCTTCACCATCCTACCATATGAGGATAGGGATCTGTTGCTCTCAGACTTCGCTTCTATGCTCACATCTTCGAAGCGGGGAGCGATCCTCGCGAGGAAGACGCAGAGAGAATTTCAGTATTCCTCCCACATCTTTCAGTCGTTTGAAACGGAGTTCTTCCTCGCAGCGAGGGCCGATGCCCAGATATTTTGGTTCGAAGCGAGAGAAGTTGAAGAGCCGAGCAGACCGAAGGTGAAGAAGCTCCTAGATCCGTTCACGCTGAAGCTAGAGGATGGTTCTCTCACGAGGGTCCTCGTGGCATATAGGTTCCCTTCAGCGCTCCCCGAGGGGATCCTATATTCGCTCTTCTCCGAAGTGAGCGAGGTAGCTCTGCTCTTCAGGGAAATTGAGCATTCAAAGGCTGTGGGCTTGGTTGAGAACGCGAGGAAGAGGAGGATGGATGGGGAAAGGATCACCGAAGGCTTCGAAGCCCAGAGCTTAGGCGATCTAGCTCTGAGAGTCCTCTCAGGCTCATCGCTCTTCGAGTTCTATGTCCTCTTCACGCTCATAGGCTCTGATGCGAAAGAGCTCAGAGCCAAGGAGAGGAGGCTGAAGGCTCTTCTCAAGGGATATGGGATGGATGCTGATGCACCCCCGATCCAGCGGGATCTATACATGCTCAATCCATGCTCGGGGATATTCTGCATCGAAAAGCATTTTTCCGATGGGGAAAGCTTGAAGCCTCTGTTCTTCTTGATAGATGAAGAGCTCCATGATCCCAATGGCGTTTTCCTCGGCATGAGCGGGACGGGATCTCCTGTTCTCCTCGATCTGTGGAGCAAGCCGAATTTGAACTTCGTGATCGTGGGGATCACTGGATCGGGAAAGAGCATGACAGCAAAAGTCTTCCTCAAGCGTTTGAGAGAAAAGGATGCTTCTATTCCAATCGTGGGGATCGATCCAGAGAGCGAATACACGGAAATAGCTAGCAAGTTCGGAGCACAGGCTGTTGAGATAAAGGAGAGGGAAAGTTTGGGTCTAGATCCTCTGAAGCTGATGCGAGAGGGAGCTATGGAGATCGGACAGGTGAGCGATGTCCTAAGCGAAATATACAGCATCCCTGATGCTCTGCAGGGCGTCCTGAGGAAGGAGCTCTTCATGAACGGCGATTACAGCGAGGACATCGTGGAATTCGCTTCGAGCGTAAAGGATCCCACGCTCTCGAGGTACCTGCAGGGGATAGGAGCTCCGCCAGACAGCTATGTCTATGAGGGATCCCCTCCCGTTTTGTCGAAGAGCGTTGTCTTTGGATTGAAGAACGTGAGGAGCAAGAAGCTAAAGCTCCTGATCTCAGCCCTGATTTCGAGCTATGCTTACAATAAGCTTTTAACGAGAGCACAGAAGAGCGCGTTTTTTGTTGATGAAGCCTGGCTCTTTATGGAGACTCCGAGCATCTTATCGCTATTCGAAAACATAGCGAGGAGGGGGAGGAAGCACGGGACTGCCTTCCTCTACATCTCTCAGAGAGCTGAGGATTTAGCTAGGAGTAAGGAGGGGAGGACGATCCTAGAGCAGGCTGGGACTGTTTTCCTCATGAGGCAGGAGCCACAAGGAAAAGACGCTGTGAAGGAGATCTACAAGCTCTCAGACAGCGAGGCTGAGTTCTTGGTGGGGGCTCCTATTGGCTCTGGGATATTGAAAAGCTGGAGGAAGAGGATCACTCTCCAGATCGCTACCACTGAAGAGGAACTCGGGGCATTTTCAACAAGCTTGGGGAGATGATGGGGATGGGCTTTCCCGAACTAATAGCTTACATTTGGGAGAGGGAGTGGAACGCCCTAACATCGCACTTTTCGAGCGTACCTCAAGGCTTGCTCGCCTTCTTGATCTCTGTTTCACTCGCCACGCTTTCAGTGTTGCTATGTCGCTTAATCAGGAAGCTCGCTTACGCGTCCCTAATAGCACTCTGGGGCATCGCCCTCATTTCACTGCTCATCATTGGGGCGATACCAAAGTGATCGACGTCTGGGCTCTAATCTCTTGGGGGATGTGGATAGCGTTCTCCATAGCTTCAGGCTCCCTCATTTATGGAGCGATATCGAGGATCTTCGGAAGGAGGGAAGGGGGGAGATACCTTGCTGGGGGGATGGTTGCAATATTGGTCATAGCTTTCGGATGGGGTCTAGTCCAAGCTCTATACGAAGGTGCTTCTCCTCCTTTACCATATGGATGGGTGTTTTATGCGGTCGCGGGCGTCCTTCTAATAGGTTCAGCTGTTTATCTGGCGATGGGGAAGAGCTCCGAAGGAGCATGGAGCCTGCTCGGTGCCCTGCTCATCGTAGGGATTGGGATGTTCGCATCTTCTATCGCATCTGGAGTTTCCTTCCAAGGCGTTGGGAATATCGATGTGAATCTCTACCTCGATAGCTTGTTCCTGCAGAGCGGGGAGACTTTGAACCTCACGATAATTCCTCAAGGGGGATCGCCTCCCTATTCAACAAGTGTGGATTGGGGTGATGGTTCAATACCCACAGCTACAAATATCTACAACATTGTCACGCTCCAGCATACTTACGTTTTGGGAGAAAACCAATCTGGGAATGGCTTCACAATAGTTGTGAGTGCTCGGGACAGCTCGGGAAAGGAGGGAATGAATGCTGTGGGTATAAGCGTGGTGAATGCTGACTACTGCCCTCTGTCATGGCCCTTCGATATCTTCTGCGGTCTGGTGAAAAAAGTTTCGGTGATACTCCCCGCCATCGACCTCCAGAAGCTCGTCGCTTCTCCCCTCATGCCCACGAGCGGAGAGCTCTGGGATCTATACCAGCAAATCCTGAAGCTGAGCATGAGTGCTTTCGGTCTCTTCCTAGCATTCAGGATTGCCTGGGACTTCATCGAGGAAGGGAGCATCGCGGAGACTTTCATCTCAATATTCAAGGATGCTGTAGT harbors:
- a CDS encoding VirB4 family type IV secretion system protein, yielding MGKGQHLLRPFISLGGEMWREGKRWKWYRLQGSSFTILPYEDRDLLLSDFASMLTSSKRGAILARKTQREFQYSSHIFQSFETEFFLAARADAQIFWFEAREVEEPSRPKVKKLLDPFTLKLEDGSLTRVLVAYRFPSALPEGILYSLFSEVSEVALLFREIEHSKAVGLVENARKRRMDGERITEGFEAQSLGDLALRVLSGSSLFEFYVLFTLIGSDAKELRAKERRLKALLKGYGMDADAPPIQRDLYMLNPCSGIFCIEKHFSDGESLKPLFFLIDEELHDPNGVFLGMSGTGSPVLLDLWSKPNLNFVIVGITGSGKSMTAKVFLKRLREKDASIPIVGIDPESEYTEIASKFGAQAVEIKERESLGLDPLKLMREGAMEIGQVSDVLSEIYSIPDALQGVLRKELFMNGDYSEDIVEFASSVKDPTLSRYLQGIGAPPDSYVYEGSPPVLSKSVVFGLKNVRSKKLKLLISALISSYAYNKLLTRAQKSAFFVDEAWLFMETPSILSLFENIARRGRKHGTAFLYISQRAEDLARSKEGRTILEQAGTVFLMRQEPQGKDAVKEIYKLSDSEAEFLVGAPIGSGILKSWRKRITLQIATTEEELGAFSTSLGR